From Haloterrigena alkaliphila, one genomic window encodes:
- a CDS encoding orc1/cdc6 family replication initiation protein, with protein sequence MGIFQRDQQVFANADPLDDSYEPDDIRERDEVLEKYKRALQPIIDNRPTSNIFLYGKTGTGKTVATKFLLSHLEVDVAEYDDVNLSTVWVGCENLSTSYQVAVALVNELRQQQEEERISTTGYSQQRVFELLYEELDALGGTVVIVLDEIDNIGRSDDILYGLPRAQSNGYVEDVRPVVIGISNDFQFRDSLSPKVKDTLAEKEILFPPYDANQLRSILKPRAEKAFYEGVLEDDVVPLSAAFAAQDTGSARQAIRLLREAGELAQAANAEAVTGDHVRDAQNELEKNQLYEGMQELTTQGHAVLCALASHQADNEVPVRSRQLYNRYVSLCDRLDADSVSERRIRDHLSDMNMLGLITVYERNEGLSAGRYHEYELDVPLKSVLDILTSTTRFKEVANSIQTTADKNDYL encoded by the coding sequence ATGGGCATATTCCAGCGGGATCAGCAAGTATTCGCTAATGCTGATCCGCTCGATGACTCATACGAACCTGACGATATCCGTGAACGAGACGAGGTGCTCGAAAAATACAAACGAGCACTGCAACCGATTATCGATAATCGACCCACATCGAATATTTTTCTCTACGGAAAGACAGGAACGGGTAAGACCGTCGCAACGAAGTTTTTGCTTTCTCACTTAGAAGTCGATGTCGCTGAGTACGACGATGTCAACCTCTCTACCGTCTGGGTCGGCTGTGAAAACCTTTCCACCTCGTATCAAGTTGCCGTTGCACTCGTCAATGAACTCCGTCAGCAACAGGAGGAAGAACGTATCAGTACAACTGGTTACTCTCAGCAACGAGTTTTCGAACTTCTTTACGAGGAGTTAGACGCATTAGGCGGTACCGTCGTAATCGTTCTCGACGAAATCGATAATATCGGCCGTTCTGATGATATTTTGTATGGATTACCTCGCGCCCAGTCGAATGGCTATGTAGAAGATGTCCGGCCAGTCGTTATCGGTATCAGTAATGACTTTCAGTTCCGAGATTCCCTTTCACCAAAAGTGAAAGATACACTAGCGGAAAAAGAGATTCTCTTCCCACCGTACGATGCGAACCAGCTTCGATCGATCCTGAAACCACGTGCTGAGAAAGCGTTTTACGAGGGCGTACTCGAGGACGATGTTGTTCCGCTATCCGCTGCATTCGCGGCACAAGATACGGGATCGGCCCGGCAAGCTATCCGACTGCTTCGAGAAGCGGGCGAGCTTGCACAAGCAGCGAACGCTGAAGCAGTGACTGGAGATCATGTCCGTGATGCACAGAACGAACTAGAGAAAAATCAACTCTACGAGGGAATGCAGGAGCTGACGACGCAGGGACATGCTGTCCTCTGTGCGCTGGCATCGCATCAAGCCGACAACGAGGTACCAGTTCGTTCTCGCCAACTCTACAACCGCTATGTGTCGCTCTGTGATCGACTCGATGCGGATAGTGTCAGCGAACGCCGAATCCGTGATCACCTGTCCGATATGAATATGCTCGGTCTCATCACGGTCTATGAACGAAACGAAGGACTTTCTGCTGGCCGATATCACGAATATGAACTCGACGTTCCGTTAAAATCTGTTCTCGATATCCTCACATCAACAACTCGCTTCAAAGAAGTAGCTAACTCTATACAAACAACAGCGGATAAGAACGACTATCTGTAA
- a CDS encoding cobyric acid synthase, whose amino-acid sequence MTRTLLVAGTASHVGKSTVAAGLCRLLADRGVAVAPFKGQNMSNNARVVVRPEAAATGDVSDEDETDADRWGEIGVSQFVQARAARITPTTDCNPVLLKPRGDGESQLVLQGRAHEHVPAAEYYDEYWDEARAAAEASYRRLAADHDVIIAEGAGSIGEINLHDRDLANVETARFTDADILLLVDIERGGAFASLYGTIELLPEGLRERVVGAVITKFRGDPSLLEPGIEEIESRTGVPILGVVPYDDPGLPEEDSVGLPARGERGVLGDDDGVPDDRRITIAVPRLPRISNATDLEALAAEPGVSVAFVPVEAADDTAGEADPADHLAAVGADAVVLPGTKNTVDDLLALREAGFAPALAAFDGPIVGVCGGYQLLGERITNADLEGTGADDVVEGLGLLPVETQFAGTKRLERTTVPVDGSATPLLAGAEGVASGYEIHAGRTRALEDVERPLGDSSAARGRVLGTYLHGLFDNDAVRRAFLAHVAAEAGVDRPDSDPGSDGATATPSDRAAALVREHVDLAALGEPFARESYSTGKS is encoded by the coding sequence ATGACCAGAACGCTGCTCGTCGCCGGCACCGCCAGCCACGTCGGCAAGTCGACAGTCGCCGCCGGCCTCTGTCGCCTGCTCGCCGATCGAGGCGTCGCCGTCGCCCCCTTCAAGGGACAGAACATGAGCAACAACGCTCGAGTGGTCGTCCGACCCGAGGCCGCCGCGACCGGCGACGTGAGCGACGAGGACGAGACGGACGCGGACCGGTGGGGCGAGATCGGCGTCTCGCAGTTCGTGCAGGCTCGAGCCGCCAGGATCACCCCCACGACGGACTGCAACCCGGTCCTGCTGAAACCCCGCGGCGACGGCGAGAGCCAGCTCGTCCTGCAGGGGCGGGCTCACGAGCACGTCCCGGCGGCCGAGTACTACGACGAATACTGGGACGAGGCCCGCGCCGCGGCCGAGGCGTCCTACCGCAGGCTCGCGGCCGACCACGACGTGATAATCGCGGAGGGCGCCGGCAGCATCGGCGAGATCAATCTCCACGACCGGGACCTCGCGAACGTCGAGACCGCCCGCTTCACCGACGCCGACATCCTCCTGCTGGTCGACATCGAGCGCGGCGGCGCCTTCGCCAGCCTCTACGGCACGATCGAACTCCTGCCCGAGGGGCTGCGCGAGCGGGTCGTCGGCGCCGTCATCACCAAGTTCCGGGGCGACCCGTCGCTGCTCGAGCCCGGAATCGAGGAGATCGAGTCCAGGACGGGCGTGCCGATTCTGGGCGTGGTGCCCTACGACGACCCCGGCCTGCCCGAAGAGGATAGCGTCGGATTGCCGGCGCGGGGCGAACGCGGCGTGCTGGGCGACGACGACGGCGTTCCCGACGACCGGCGGATCACGATCGCCGTTCCCCGCCTACCCAGAATCTCGAACGCGACGGATCTCGAGGCGCTGGCGGCCGAGCCGGGCGTCTCGGTCGCGTTCGTCCCGGTCGAGGCCGCCGATGACACCGCTGGCGAGGCGGACCCCGCCGACCACCTCGCGGCCGTCGGCGCGGACGCGGTCGTCCTACCGGGGACGAAAAATACCGTCGACGACCTGCTGGCGCTCCGCGAGGCCGGCTTCGCCCCGGCGCTGGCGGCCTTCGACGGTCCGATCGTCGGCGTCTGCGGTGGCTACCAGCTGCTGGGCGAACGGATCACGAACGCCGACCTCGAGGGCACCGGCGCGGACGACGTCGTCGAGGGGCTGGGACTGCTCCCGGTCGAAACGCAGTTCGCGGGGACGAAACGCCTCGAGCGGACGACGGTGCCCGTCGACGGCTCGGCGACGCCGCTGCTCGCCGGCGCCGAAGGAGTCGCGTCGGGCTACGAGATCCACGCCGGCCGGACGCGGGCGCTCGAGGACGTGGAGCGGCCGCTGGGGGACTCGAGTGCGGCCCGCGGCCGGGTGCTCGGGACCTATCTCCACGGCCTGTTCGACAACGACGCGGTCCGGCGGGCGTTTCTCGCACACGTCGCCGCCGAAGCGGGCGTCGACCGGCCCGATAGCGACCCCGGGTCGGACGGAGCGACCGCGACGCCGTCCGACCGCGCCGCGGCGCTCGTCCGCGAGCACGTCGACCTCGCGGCGCTGGGCGAACCGTTCGCTCGCGAGTCGTACTCGACCGGCAAATCGTAA
- a CDS encoding CopG family transcriptional regulator — MAKDTVRYPDEVVEAIDELVDDGMFESKSEFYRFSAEYVLTLINDEHEVNTFNFDEIKSELDISEADHAKALGTDGGTFFLDAVITIRKHGLRGEYEAAERFIDTHYDSTDQECIILEELLGTYRERPA, encoded by the coding sequence ATGGCCAAAGATACCGTCAGGTACCCGGACGAGGTCGTCGAGGCGATCGACGAACTCGTCGACGACGGTATGTTCGAGAGCAAGTCCGAGTTCTATCGGTTCTCCGCGGAGTACGTTCTCACCCTGATCAACGACGAGCACGAGGTGAACACGTTCAACTTCGACGAGATCAAGAGCGAACTCGATATCTCCGAGGCGGACCACGCCAAGGCGCTGGGTACCGACGGCGGGACCTTCTTCCTCGACGCCGTGATTACGATCCGGAAACACGGCCTCCGGGGCGAGTACGAGGCCGCGGAACGGTTCATCGACACCCACTACGACTCGACCGACCAGGAGTGTATCATCCTCGAGGAACTGCTCGGAACCTACCGCGAGCGGCCCGCGTAA